In Kitasatospora gansuensis, a genomic segment contains:
- the kdpC gene encoding potassium-transporting ATPase subunit KdpC: protein MSKPLPNAVRNHLTALRMLLVMTVILGLAYPLLVTGLSQVAFASKANGSIVKSEGKEVGSSLLGQNFNLPKKNPDDPDEAAQPDPKWFQPRFSAGSYDPKASGASNLGPNSEDLLKAVGERRAAIAAFDGVDPAAVPADAVTASGSGLDPEISVAYAEEQVARVAKERKLSADAVNRLVDKYTVGRTLGFLGQDGVNVVLLNKALSELK, encoded by the coding sequence GTGTCCAAGCCACTGCCCAACGCCGTGCGCAACCACCTGACCGCGCTGCGGATGCTGCTGGTGATGACCGTGATCCTCGGTCTCGCCTACCCGCTGCTGGTGACCGGCCTGAGCCAGGTCGCGTTCGCCTCCAAGGCGAACGGATCGATCGTCAAGTCCGAGGGAAAGGAGGTGGGTTCGAGCCTGCTCGGCCAGAACTTCAATCTCCCCAAGAAGAACCCGGATGACCCGGACGAGGCGGCCCAGCCGGACCCGAAGTGGTTCCAACCCCGGTTCTCCGCCGGGAGCTACGACCCGAAGGCCTCCGGTGCCTCCAACCTCGGCCCCAACAGCGAGGACCTGCTCAAGGCGGTGGGGGAGCGCCGGGCCGCGATCGCCGCCTTCGACGGTGTCGACCCGGCCGCCGTCCCCGCCGACGCGGTCACCGCCTCCGGCTCCGGTCTCGACCCGGAGATCTCGGTCGCGTACGCCGAGGAGCAGGTCGCCCGGGTCGCCAAGGAGCGCAAGCTGTCGGCCGACGCGGTGAACCGACTGGTCGACAAGTACACCGTGGGGCGCACGCTCGGCTTCCTCGGCCAGGACGGCGTCAACGTCGTCCTGCTCAACAAGGCACTCAGCGAGCTCAAGTGA
- a CDS encoding ATP-binding protein: MSRDLTPGTAHRRGRLRVYLGSAPGVGKTYRMLDEARRRQERGADVVVGYIECHGRRHTEHMLQGLDVIPRAQRTYRGTEFTEMDLDAVLARRPAVALVDELAHTNVPGGRNAKRWQDVEELLAAGVDVITTVNIQHLESLNDVVQKITGIPQRETVPDEVVRRADQLELVDMAPQALRRRMAHGNVYKAEKVDAALSNYFRVGNLTALRELALLWVAGRVDEGLRDYRATHNIDRVWETRERVVVALTGGPEGETLIRRAARIADRTAGGELLAVHITRSDGLAGASPGNLAEQRQLVETLGGSYHVVVGDDIPDSLLTFARAHDATQLVLGTSRRGRIARFLTGPGIGETTVDGSEDIDVHMVTHEFTGRGRLPALGRRHSPRRTLAGYAAGLVLPVLLTLLLSHTTLNLTTDALIFQLGVVAVALLGGATSALLASVTASLLLNYYFIPPVHTFTITEPNNIIALAVFAVVALTVSTVVDHAGRLTTRAARATAEAETLSTLAGSVLRGADALPALLEKSRTAFGMDSVALLDRTGGEVLARSDAAGAPAADREVTEVPVGSDALLILAGRRLPAADQRVLTAFAAHVAAALERDRLATVAAEVEPIKAADRMRTALLAAVSHDLRTPLAAALASVGSLRSPDVEFSEEDQAELLATADESLLKLNRLVDNLLDMSRLQAGALTLHLMPTHLEDVLPRAVDSLADPDAPIQPLGLAEAPPVLADPPLLERVLANVITNALRHNAPGAPVLVAASAHLDRVEIRVIDRGPGIPPEDREQVFLPFQRLGDTDNTTGVGLGLALSRGLAEAMNGSLEVEDTPGGGTTMLLTLPAAGPGPVEVAP, encoded by the coding sequence ATGTCTCGCGACCTCACCCCCGGCACCGCGCACCGCCGCGGCCGGCTGAGGGTCTACCTCGGTTCCGCCCCCGGCGTCGGCAAGACCTACCGGATGCTGGACGAGGCCCGCCGCAGACAGGAACGCGGCGCGGACGTGGTGGTCGGCTACATCGAGTGCCACGGCCGCCGGCACACCGAGCACATGCTGCAGGGTCTGGACGTCATTCCCCGAGCCCAACGGACTTATCGGGGAACCGAGTTCACCGAGATGGACCTCGACGCGGTGCTGGCCCGCCGCCCGGCCGTGGCGCTGGTGGACGAGCTCGCCCACACCAACGTCCCCGGCGGGCGGAACGCGAAGCGCTGGCAGGACGTCGAGGAGCTGCTGGCGGCCGGGGTCGACGTGATCACCACCGTCAACATCCAGCACCTGGAGTCGCTCAACGACGTGGTGCAGAAGATCACCGGCATCCCGCAGCGGGAGACCGTCCCCGACGAGGTGGTCCGCCGGGCCGACCAGCTCGAACTGGTCGACATGGCCCCGCAGGCGCTGCGCCGCCGGATGGCCCATGGCAACGTCTACAAGGCCGAGAAGGTGGACGCCGCGCTCTCCAACTACTTCCGGGTCGGCAACCTGACGGCCCTTCGGGAACTCGCCCTGCTCTGGGTGGCCGGCCGGGTCGACGAGGGCCTGCGGGACTACCGTGCCACCCACAACATCGACCGGGTCTGGGAGACTCGGGAACGCGTCGTGGTCGCCCTCACCGGCGGCCCCGAGGGCGAGACGCTGATCCGCCGCGCGGCCAGGATCGCGGACCGTACGGCGGGCGGCGAACTGCTCGCCGTGCACATCACCCGCAGCGACGGCCTGGCCGGCGCCTCACCCGGAAACCTGGCCGAGCAACGGCAGTTGGTGGAGACCCTGGGCGGCAGCTACCACGTGGTGGTCGGCGACGACATCCCGGACTCGCTGCTGACCTTCGCCCGCGCGCACGACGCCACCCAGCTGGTGCTGGGCACCAGCCGGCGCGGCCGGATCGCCCGGTTCCTCACCGGCCCCGGCATCGGCGAGACCACCGTGGACGGCTCCGAGGACATCGACGTCCACATGGTCACCCACGAGTTCACCGGCCGCGGCCGGCTGCCCGCGCTCGGCCGCCGGCACTCACCCAGGCGCACCCTCGCCGGGTACGCCGCCGGACTGGTGCTGCCCGTGCTGCTCACGCTGCTGCTGTCGCACACCACCCTCAACCTCACCACCGACGCGCTCATCTTCCAACTCGGCGTGGTGGCCGTCGCGTTGCTCGGCGGTGCGACCTCCGCCCTGCTCGCCTCGGTGACCGCCTCACTGCTCCTCAACTACTACTTCATCCCGCCGGTCCACACCTTCACCATCACCGAGCCGAACAACATCATCGCGCTGGCGGTGTTCGCCGTCGTCGCGCTCACCGTCTCCACCGTGGTTGACCATGCCGGCCGCCTCACCACCCGGGCCGCTCGCGCCACCGCCGAGGCGGAGACCCTGTCCACCCTGGCGGGCAGCGTGCTGCGCGGCGCCGACGCGCTGCCCGCTCTGCTGGAGAAGTCCCGGACCGCCTTCGGCATGGACTCCGTCGCGCTGCTGGACCGCACCGGCGGTGAGGTGCTGGCCCGGAGCGACGCCGCCGGAGCGCCCGCCGCCGACCGCGAAGTCACCGAAGTCCCGGTCGGTTCCGATGCTTTGCTGATCCTGGCCGGGCGGCGGCTGCCCGCCGCCGACCAGCGGGTGCTGACCGCGTTCGCCGCCCACGTCGCCGCCGCCCTGGAACGGGACCGGCTCGCCACGGTCGCCGCCGAGGTCGAACCGATCAAGGCCGCTGACCGGATGCGCACCGCCCTGCTCGCCGCGGTCAGCCACGACCTGCGCACCCCGCTGGCCGCCGCGCTCGCCTCGGTCGGTTCGCTGCGCAGCCCCGACGTGGAGTTCTCCGAGGAGGACCAGGCCGAACTCCTGGCTACCGCCGACGAATCCCTGCTCAAGCTCAACCGCCTGGTCGACAACCTGCTCGACATGAGCCGCCTCCAAGCGGGTGCCCTGACCCTCCATCTGATGCCGACCCACCTGGAGGACGTCCTCCCACGCGCCGTCGACTCGCTCGCCGACCCGGACGCCCCGATCCAGCCGCTCGGCCTCGCCGAAGCACCGCCCGTACTCGCCGACCCGCCACTGCTGGAACGGGTGCTGGCCAACGTCATCACCAACGCCCTGCGGCACAACGCCCCCGGCGCTCCTGTCCTGGTCGCCGCCAGCGCCCACCTGGACCGGGTGGAGATCCGCGTCATCGACCGCGGCCCCGGCATCCCACCGGAGGACCGGGAACAGGTCTTCCTCCCGTTCCAACGCCTCGGCGACACCGACAACACCACCGGCGTCGGCCTCGGCCTCGCACTCTCCCGGGGCCTGGCCGAAGCCATGAACGGCTCCCTCGAGGTCGAGGACACCCCGGGTGGCGGCACCACCATGCTGCTCACCCTGCCGGCCGCCGGTCCCGGCCCTGTCGAGGTGGCGCCGTGA